In Clostridium sp. JN-1, one genomic interval encodes:
- a CDS encoding fructose PTS transporter subunit IIA: MNLNDILDDKIICINLLANSKDEVITALSQKLKKAGYIDNIESFKKDIYYRESIGITGIGNYIAIPHGKSDSVKKIGIAIAKLKNEVQWETLDDKGVKIVFLFAVSNNNEYAENHLALLAEIASKLGNDQAVDKLLKAKSIDDIKNVFVEN; encoded by the coding sequence ATGAATTTGAATGATATATTAGATGATAAGATTATTTGTATTAATCTGTTAGCAAATAGCAAAGATGAAGTTATTACTGCCCTTTCACAAAAATTAAAAAAAGCAGGTTATATTGATAATATAGAATCTTTTAAAAAAGATATTTACTATAGAGAATCAATAGGAATAACTGGTATAGGAAATTACATTGCAATTCCACATGGAAAGAGTGATTCCGTTAAAAAAATAGGCATTGCAATTGCAAAATTAAAGAATGAAGTTCAGTGGGAAACCTTAGATGATAAAGGCGTTAAAATAGTATTTCTATTTGCAGTAAGTAATAATAATGAATACGCTGAAAATCATTTAGCATTATTAGCTGAAATAGCTTCTAAACTCGGAAATGATCAAGCAGTAGACAAGCTATTAAAGGCAAAATCTATTGATGATATTAAAAATGTATTTGTAGAAAACTAG
- a CDS encoding D-lyxose/D-mannose family sugar isomerase, whose product MNEQEVINRRKNSAVWYENAKIALTEEEKNNIEIADFGLGKIDEVGFQVVTYINTPRYCSKEMLMFPGQICPEHRHPTRKDGSVGKQETFRCRSGLVYLYVSGEETPNPKAKPPKGDEKYYTAKHEIILKPGEQYTIVPGTLHWFIGGPDGAIVSEFSSNSDDDSDVFTDPRIQRAPEF is encoded by the coding sequence ATGAATGAACAAGAAGTGATAAATCGTAGAAAAAATTCAGCAGTATGGTATGAAAATGCAAAGATTGCATTGACAGAGGAAGAAAAAAATAACATTGAAATTGCAGACTTTGGTTTAGGAAAAATTGATGAAGTTGGTTTCCAAGTTGTTACTTATATTAATACACCAAGATATTGCAGCAAGGAAATGTTAATGTTTCCGGGACAAATTTGTCCTGAACATAGACATCCAACTAGAAAAGATGGATCAGTAGGAAAACAGGAGACGTTTCGCTGCAGAAGTGGATTAGTTTATCTTTATGTTTCTGGTGAAGAAACACCAAATCCTAAGGCAAAGCCACCAAAAGGTGATGAAAAATATTATACAGCTAAACATGAAATTATATTAAAACCAGGTGAGCAATATACTATTGTTCCGGGTACTCTGCATTGGTTTATAGGAGGACCAGATGGGGCAATTGTCTCAGAATTTTCTTCAAATAGTGATGATGATTCTGATGTATTTACTGATCCAAGAATACAAAGAGCTCCTGAATTTTAA
- a CDS encoding ketose-bisphosphate aldolase, translating into MLINMKEMLSAAEEHKFAVPAFNAGSGQLLTAVMESAEEKQAPFIMAIHPDELSFLRDSFISQVIYECNHSKLPIVLHLDHGASYEQVIHAIQLGFTSVMIDSSKLPFEENVKVAQKVVEAAHAVGVSVEAELGTIGDTGNNIEGGVTKVIYTDPKKAKEFVERTNVDSLAVAIGTAHGIYPKDLKPELKMDILQEIKKVVNVPLVLHGGSSNPDEEIAKSVKLGIRKINISSDIKIAFAERLKELIEESDISEIREPNVMFPECIKACRKVVDHKIDLFNDANKVKYFKLSK; encoded by the coding sequence ATGTTAATTAATATGAAAGAAATGTTAAGTGCAGCAGAAGAGCACAAATTTGCAGTTCCAGCTTTTAATGCAGGTTCAGGACAGCTTTTAACAGCAGTTATGGAAAGTGCTGAGGAAAAGCAAGCTCCCTTTATTATGGCAATTCACCCAGATGAATTATCTTTTTTAAGAGATAGTTTTATATCACAAGTTATCTATGAATGTAACCATAGTAAACTTCCTATTGTTTTACATTTGGATCATGGTGCAAGTTATGAACAGGTAATTCATGCAATTCAATTAGGATTTACTTCAGTTATGATTGATAGTTCTAAGTTACCATTTGAAGAAAACGTAAAAGTTGCTCAAAAAGTTGTAGAAGCAGCACATGCAGTTGGAGTTTCTGTAGAAGCTGAGTTAGGTACAATAGGAGATACTGGGAACAATATAGAGGGTGGTGTTACAAAAGTTATTTATACAGATCCTAAAAAAGCAAAGGAATTTGTAGAAAGAACTAATGTTGATTCTCTAGCAGTTGCAATTGGTACAGCACATGGTATTTATCCTAAAGATCTAAAACCTGAATTAAAAATGGATATTTTACAAGAAATAAAAAAGGTAGTTAATGTTCCACTTGTATTACATGGCGGCTCAAGCAACCCTGATGAAGAAATTGCTAAATCCGTTAAATTAGGTATACGTAAAATTAATATTTCAAGTGATATAAAAATTGCTTTTGCAGAAAGATTAAAAGAACTTATAGAAGAAAGTGACATTAGTGAAATAAGAGAACCAAATGTTATGTTCCCTGAGTGTATAAAAGCATGCCGTAAGGTAGTTGATCATAAAATTGACTTATTTAATGATGCTAATAAAGTTAAATACTTTAAGCTTTCCAAATAA
- a CDS encoding aldose 1-epimerase family protein, which translates to MVKLLGEELSKTELTKRFGDYNHLVGFQHYKLNNGKEKDVEVVQVSTGTGFRFEVLKSRGLDIGRCYYKEIPISFRSCVSESYPTFYETFNDGWLRSYSGGLLTTCGLTSIGTPINDKGEILPLHGRLSNIPSESFYTKNRWENDDLYLDVNGSVREAKALNYNLLLERCITAKAGTNAFHIHDIVTNEGFTDTEHMILYHFNIGYPILDRNLKLYIKSISVNPRDEIAKNRIDKFDEFLDPTHSYPDVVYYHNLKPDYKDECQVAVVNEKRNIGFYLKFSKKSLDQFTQWKFMGEGNYIIGLEPGNARVNGRNVERRSGRLKVLKAQTSVEYDIEVGFLSEINGINQFLKKYDLK; encoded by the coding sequence ATGGTAAAACTTTTGGGTGAAGAACTATCAAAAACTGAATTAACTAAAAGATTTGGTGATTATAATCATTTGGTTGGATTTCAGCATTATAAGCTTAACAATGGCAAAGAAAAAGATGTAGAAGTTGTACAAGTTTCAACAGGAACAGGCTTTAGATTTGAAGTATTAAAAAGCAGGGGATTAGACATTGGAAGGTGCTACTATAAAGAAATCCCAATATCTTTCAGATCATGTGTATCTGAATCATATCCTACCTTTTATGAAACATTTAATGATGGATGGTTAAGAAGTTACTCAGGTGGGCTTCTAACTACTTGTGGATTAACTTCAATAGGTACACCAATCAATGATAAAGGAGAAATTCTTCCTCTTCATGGTAGATTAAGTAATATACCATCAGAATCATTTTACACAAAAAATAGGTGGGAAAACGATGATTTATATTTAGATGTAAATGGTAGTGTTAGAGAGGCAAAGGCACTTAATTATAATTTATTATTAGAACGCTGTATAACTGCTAAAGCAGGTACTAATGCTTTTCACATACATGACATAGTTACAAATGAAGGTTTTACTGATACCGAGCACATGATTCTTTATCATTTTAATATTGGCTATCCAATTCTTGATAGGAATTTAAAATTATATATAAAGTCAATATCTGTTAATCCAAGAGATGAGATAGCAAAAAATAGAATTGATAAATTTGATGAATTCCTTGATCCTACACATAGTTATCCTGATGTTGTTTATTATCATAATCTAAAGCCTGATTATAAAGACGAATGTCAGGTAGCCGTAGTCAATGAGAAAAGAAATATAGGATTTTATTTAAAATTTTCTAAAAAATCGCTAGATCAATTTACACAATGGAAGTTTATGGGTGAGGGAAATTACATTATTGGATTGGAACCTGGAAATGCCCGGGTTAATGGAAGAAATGTAGAACGCAGGTCTGGTAGATTGAAAGTGCTAAAAGCACAAACATCTGTTGAATATGATATCGAAGTTGGATTCCTAAGTGAAATAAATGGAATTAACCAATTTTTGAAAAAATATGATCTAAAATAA
- a CDS encoding PTS sugar transporter subunit IIA, protein MSNLNNRQIEFVKLLLEENEYKTIKYFSTFLKTSCKTLQKDLRVIEKYLNKFNIVLARKRGTGIMIVNVKNAKWLLYNNIKWQEKECKKVSVNERRIEIARNMLINSGTATSIQKLSDMYYVSKTSISVDLSCIEKWAANFNLIIEKSVEGTRIRGNEVDIRKALDSLLVKYPKKDYKNEGLYDIAARIDPDTLNALSETFDKDKISYINQYLVELEKKYNCRLNDTYYINLLTHILISLTRALSGKQIKEKIKEENYNYLKSERAYEEAVNMVNKINEDFNIKLGESEIYYLYQYFVSFGLVKNTTQNADEVLDKLNFKAKIFTEKVTNCIEKIMHIDISNDEIIMKSLLLHVRPMLNRLNYDINVSNPLIEDIKKEYPELLSICKIAVLMTSYELKQKEIPIDEIGYLTLYYQTALERLPVKKRVYVVCHSGLGTSQLLTTRIKKAFPQWKVAGVLSVSMLKERNLDDVDFIISTVPIDIKEKPCILISAFLNDQDTKNISKMLTDKPLGTNNIETGTFYINKFIIEENIFFNEQDAVIIKDLNKKYGINTSFRNIVLSDSVSVYIGFCNQSSILALNVNNNTSTDVKVEFYIAMEDINVMTNILSEIYHLRTSKKFAACLKKYKSPKKIRDYFKIYEEKMEFSEDDFRKVIKRENIKLNMDATTKEEALLELVTLLDNSGSLLDKDAFLNDVYYREKLGPSGIGNKIAIPHGKSKFVNETTLAIGKTKIPIKWESLDNGPVQFIVLFAAADNDTESINSLILSQAAIKLGHDKACKSLLYTNNVEEIYRIFAEN, encoded by the coding sequence TTGAGTAATCTAAACAATCGGCAGATAGAATTTGTAAAATTATTGTTAGAAGAAAATGAGTATAAAACAATTAAATATTTTTCTACTTTTTTAAAAACTTCATGTAAAACATTACAAAAAGATCTTAGAGTAATAGAAAAGTATTTAAACAAATTCAACATTGTTCTTGCACGAAAGCGTGGAACAGGCATAATGATTGTAAACGTTAAGAATGCTAAATGGCTTTTATATAATAACATTAAGTGGCAAGAAAAAGAATGTAAAAAAGTTTCAGTTAATGAACGTAGAATTGAGATTGCCAGAAATATGCTAATTAATTCAGGTACTGCAACTTCAATACAAAAACTTTCTGATATGTATTATGTGAGTAAGACAAGCATATCTGTTGATTTAAGTTGCATTGAGAAGTGGGCGGCAAATTTCAATTTAATAATAGAAAAAAGTGTAGAAGGAACTAGAATAAGAGGAAATGAAGTCGACATAAGAAAAGCGTTAGATTCTCTTCTTGTTAAATATCCTAAAAAGGACTATAAGAATGAAGGATTATATGATATAGCAGCCCGTATAGATCCAGATACATTAAATGCATTGTCTGAAACTTTCGATAAAGATAAGATTTCTTACATCAATCAATACCTTGTTGAATTAGAGAAAAAGTATAATTGTAGATTAAATGATACATATTATATTAACCTTTTGACTCATATTCTTATTTCATTGACTAGAGCATTAAGCGGAAAACAGATAAAAGAGAAAATTAAGGAAGAAAATTATAATTATTTGAAATCCGAAAGGGCTTATGAAGAAGCTGTAAATATGGTTAATAAAATAAATGAAGATTTTAATATTAAATTAGGTGAATCTGAAATTTATTATTTATATCAATATTTTGTTTCTTTTGGATTGGTAAAAAACACAACTCAAAATGCAGATGAAGTATTAGATAAATTAAATTTTAAAGCAAAGATTTTTACTGAAAAAGTAACAAATTGTATTGAAAAAATTATGCATATAGATATTTCTAATGATGAAATAATTATGAAGAGTCTTTTATTACATGTACGCCCTATGTTAAATCGTTTAAATTATGATATCAATGTATCAAATCCATTAATAGAAGATATAAAAAAAGAATATCCTGAATTATTAAGTATTTGTAAAATCGCTGTGCTTATGACATCTTATGAGTTAAAACAGAAGGAAATTCCAATTGATGAGATTGGCTATCTAACGTTATATTATCAAACAGCGCTAGAACGTTTACCTGTAAAAAAACGAGTATATGTGGTATGTCACAGTGGGCTTGGAACATCTCAGTTACTGACAACAAGAATAAAAAAGGCGTTTCCACAGTGGAAAGTTGCTGGTGTACTATCTGTAAGCATGCTGAAGGAGAGAAATCTTGATGATGTTGACTTTATTATCTCCACAGTACCTATAGATATTAAAGAAAAACCATGTATTCTAATATCTGCATTTTTAAATGATCAGGATACTAAGAATATTTCAAAGATGTTAACAGATAAGCCTCTAGGAACTAACAATATTGAAACAGGTACATTTTATATTAATAAATTTATTATTGAAGAAAATATCTTCTTTAATGAACAGGATGCTGTAATTATCAAAGATTTAAATAAAAAGTATGGAATTAATACTTCATTTCGAAATATAGTACTTAGCGATAGTGTAAGTGTATATATAGGATTTTGTAATCAAAGTTCTATTTTAGCCTTAAATGTAAACAATAACACGAGTACTGATGTGAAAGTTGAATTTTATATTGCTATGGAAGATATAAATGTAATGACTAATATATTGTCAGAGATATACCATCTTCGTACTTCTAAAAAGTTTGCAGCTTGTTTAAAAAAATATAAGAGTCCAAAGAAGATAAGGGATTATTTTAAAATATATGAAGAAAAGATGGAATTCTCAGAGGATGATTTTAGAAAAGTGATTAAAAGGGAAAATATTAAATTAAATATGGATGCTACAACGAAAGAAGAAGCTTTACTTGAATTAGTGACATTGTTAGATAATTCAGGATCTTTATTGGACAAAGACGCTTTCTTAAATGATGTGTATTATAGAGAAAAACTTGGCCCATCAGGCATTGGTAATAAAATTGCAATACCTCATGGAAAATCGAAGTTTGTGAACGAAACAACATTAGCTATAGGCAAAACTAAGATACCAATTAAGTGGGAAAGCCTGGATAATGGGCCAGTACAGTTTATAGTATTGTTTGCAGCAGCAGATAATGATACAGAAAGTATAAATAGCTTAATACTTTCACAAGCAGCAATAAAATTAGGCCATGATAAAGCTTGTAAAAGTTTATTATATACAAATAATGTTGAAGAAATTTATCGAATTTTTGCAGAAAACTGA